Proteins encoded by one window of Nocardia goodfellowii:
- a CDS encoding crotonase/enoyl-CoA hydratase family protein → MSSDVTLRFQDDRAYVALDRPDKHNGLTLEMLGGLIDAAHDIAAHKDVRAVILTGNGPSFSSGLDVAKAASDPLAIARAFVPLPWRGTNTFQEACWAWRRLPVPVIAAVHGRCFGGGLQIALAADVRFATPDAEFSVMETKHGLVPDMTGAASLSQLIGIDKALMLTMTADVVDAAYAARVGLITEVTPDPPAAAEQLADRIALRSPHAVAGAKRMFDRSWQASARRTFALERATQLPLILRLARGNSKR, encoded by the coding sequence ATGAGTTCCGACGTCACGCTGAGATTCCAGGACGACCGTGCCTACGTCGCCCTCGATCGCCCCGACAAGCACAACGGGCTGACCCTCGAAATGCTCGGCGGATTGATCGACGCCGCACATGACATCGCCGCCCACAAGGACGTGCGGGCGGTCATTCTGACCGGGAACGGGCCGAGTTTCAGTAGTGGGCTGGACGTCGCGAAGGCCGCCAGCGATCCACTGGCGATCGCGCGCGCGTTCGTCCCGCTGCCGTGGCGCGGCACCAACACCTTCCAGGAGGCGTGCTGGGCCTGGCGCCGCCTGCCGGTGCCGGTGATCGCGGCGGTGCACGGCCGCTGCTTCGGCGGCGGGTTGCAGATCGCGTTGGCCGCCGATGTCCGTTTCGCCACCCCGGACGCGGAGTTCTCGGTCATGGAAACCAAGCACGGCCTGGTGCCGGATATGACCGGCGCGGCCTCGTTGTCTCAGCTCATCGGCATCGACAAGGCGCTGATGCTGACCATGACCGCCGACGTGGTGGACGCCGCCTACGCCGCGCGCGTCGGCCTGATCACCGAGGTGACGCCCGATCCGCCGGCCGCCGCGGAGCAGCTCGCCGACCGCATCGCGCTCCGATCCCCGCACGCGGTGGCGGGCGCCAAGCGCATGTTCGATCGCTCGTGGCAGGCCTCGGCGCGCCGGACCTTCGCACTGGAACGCGCGACCCAGCTGCCGCTGATCCTGCGCCTGGCCCGGGGTAACAGCAAACGCTAA
- a CDS encoding acetyl-CoA acetyltransferase, producing the protein MLPAGMDPRTPVLVGAGQVVHRAGEPGLPGPVELATEALRRAGADSGAGDRLLRSADLVAAVAPVSKPYADLGALVAAELGATPSRTVQSARFGGDGPQRLLNTVGQAIAAGRSEVALITGAEAVASWNAAKRAGTQVDWPEQAETPCEIIGSERGPNSEMETAAGLWGPVYFYALMETALRARLGASAADHRNRIGELWSRFSKVAVDNPYAWMPTAHSAAELITPSAANRMVSTPYPKLLIANLTVDLAAGLVVCSAAAADAAGVPRDRWIFLHGGATATDEWFVSERADMSASPAIAAAGQAALAHAGVGIDDVAQIDLYSCFPVAVQVAAEALGLPIDDPARPLSVTGGLTFAGGAGNNYTTHSIATMIGRLRERPDDYGLTTALGWYITKHGVGVYAAKPPVRLFRSIEAEVPAARREVAPGYTGPATVEAYTVPYRKSRDGDEPEAVVISALNPQGARILVRASDPGTVAAFTDGDPIGASAEITAADKLTLL; encoded by the coding sequence ATGCTGCCAGCCGGAATGGACCCGCGCACGCCGGTCCTCGTCGGGGCCGGACAGGTCGTGCACCGGGCGGGCGAACCGGGGCTGCCGGGTCCGGTCGAACTCGCCACCGAAGCACTGCGCCGCGCGGGCGCGGACAGCGGCGCCGGTGATCGCCTGCTGCGGTCCGCCGATTTGGTCGCGGCTGTCGCGCCAGTGAGCAAGCCGTACGCGGATCTGGGCGCACTGGTGGCCGCCGAACTCGGCGCGACGCCGAGCCGGACGGTGCAGTCGGCGCGTTTCGGCGGGGACGGCCCGCAGCGTCTGCTCAATACCGTCGGCCAGGCCATCGCGGCCGGACGATCCGAGGTCGCGCTGATCACCGGCGCCGAAGCCGTCGCCTCGTGGAATGCGGCGAAACGCGCGGGTACGCAGGTCGATTGGCCGGAGCAGGCCGAAACCCCGTGCGAGATCATCGGATCCGAACGCGGCCCCAACTCCGAGATGGAGACGGCGGCCGGGCTGTGGGGGCCGGTCTACTTCTACGCGCTGATGGAGACCGCGCTGCGGGCACGGCTCGGTGCCAGTGCAGCCGACCATCGGAATCGGATCGGCGAGCTGTGGTCACGGTTCTCGAAGGTGGCCGTGGACAACCCGTATGCGTGGATGCCCACCGCACACAGCGCCGCGGAATTGATCACCCCGTCGGCGGCCAACCGGATGGTGTCGACTCCCTATCCGAAGTTACTCATCGCCAACTTGACGGTGGATCTGGCCGCGGGACTTGTCGTTTGCAGCGCCGCCGCCGCCGACGCGGCCGGGGTGCCCCGGGACCGCTGGATCTTCCTGCACGGCGGCGCGACCGCGACCGACGAATGGTTCGTCTCCGAACGGGCGGACATGAGCGCGTCCCCCGCCATCGCGGCGGCCGGTCAGGCCGCGCTCGCGCACGCGGGTGTCGGCATCGATGACGTGGCGCAGATCGACCTGTACTCCTGCTTCCCGGTCGCGGTGCAGGTCGCGGCCGAGGCGCTGGGGTTGCCGATCGATGATCCGGCACGGCCACTGTCGGTCACCGGCGGACTGACCTTCGCGGGCGGCGCGGGCAACAACTACACGACGCATTCCATCGCGACCATGATCGGCCGGCTACGGGAACGCCCGGACGACTACGGGCTCACCACCGCTCTGGGCTGGTACATCACCAAGCACGGAGTCGGCGTCTACGCCGCGAAACCACCTGTGCGCCTGTTCCGTTCGATCGAGGCCGAGGTACCGGCCGCCCGCCGGGAGGTGGCGCCGGGGTACACCGGGCCCGCGACCGTCGAGGCCTACACCGTTCCCTACCGCAAGAGTCGCGACGGCGACGAACCGGAGGCCGTCGTGATCAGCGCC